AATATCATTGGCAGAGGTTGAGATGGCATTTCGTAAATTTGCTGTTCATGGAGACACCAAAGCGACGGGGAAGGAAATGAACGGGAAAAACTTTGTTAAGCTGTGTAAAGACTGTAAGGTCATCGACGGGAAAAATGTCACCAGCACAGATGTGGACATCATCTTCAGCAAAGTCAAGTACGAGTATTCTCACTTCAACTTTTAATTGAATCCTCTGCAATGTCAATGGATGCATAACTGTATAACGTTTATGTGTTAGGGTTAAATCAGCACGCGTCATCACATTTGAGCAGTTCACTCAAGCCATGGGCGAACTGGCTACGAAGCGTTTTAAAGGGAAGAGCCAGGAGGAGGCAGTGCAGCTCCTGTACAGCCTCATTGCTGGCAAAGAACCAACTAACATTGGTGTCACTGTGAGTACAAGTCAGTCAAAACAGTCTTTAAGAAAATATGCTTTAAATAGTAAGTCATGTGGTATTTTAAAGTGCTCTGTCTGAGGCTTCTGCAACAGGTTGTCAAatctccaatagtatctggatgcagattTTATGATGCAggctgagattgcatctctcagcgatgcaatgtcagacacaatgcactcaatggagctcaGATTTCATCTGCACCAGGTCGGCATCCAAATAACAAATGTCAGACAAtgtaattttctcaaaatatgcatTAATATTGGAATTATTGTGCAATGATTTCAATATGGTACGTTTGAATCAATTCAGTGCTTGAGGTTAAGAACTTATAATGACAAGAAGTCATTAGCATGTTCAATTGAAACAGCAGTCCCAAATATCAGCCCCTGCACTTCTGCCTTTATAGAATCTAAGCTACTAAAGCATATTGCTGTCATTACAACAAGTTGCtttgtttaaaacaataaaacactgacaacacataacctaaaatcaataGACTAATGATCATGAATACTATTAATAGTTTATTGCACAGACTTTGTTTTTAAGTCTTCCATATTTTTAACCACACTTTTACTCTCTAAACCATGTCAGTTATATTTTTTAACTTCAAGCATTAGCAttacaaaaactaaattaatacaaCTAAAATCAAATTAGGGACatgaatcagaaaaaaaaaacaggaatgtAACAGCTTGACAgtaaac
This Danio aesculapii chromosome 5, fDanAes4.1, whole genome shotgun sequence DNA region includes the following protein-coding sequences:
- the tppp2 gene encoding tubulin polymerization-promoting protein family member 2, whose amino-acid sequence is MAEGSGEISLAEVEMAFRKFAVHGDTKATGKEMNGKNFVKLCKDCKVIDGKNVTSTDVDIIFSKVKVKSARVITFEQFTQAMGELATKRFKGKSQEEAVQLLYSLIAGKEPTNIGVTKVAKASAVDRLTDTSKYTGSHKERFDESGKGKGREGRADIPDSSGYVSAYKGQGSYDSKVKEDE